A region of the Paraburkholderia flava genome:
AGACGCGACCACCGAACGCGGTAAGGGCTTGGCGGCTCTGTTGGCCTTCTGGATAAGGCCAAATCCGGTGCCGCAAGGGATCCGCGTGCATTTCAGCAGCGGCCGGGTTTTCGATCGACTGGTTGTCGAGGGGACGGACCGTGGCTGATTCCGAAAACCAGTCGTTCTCAATCTCCATCGTCGGCTTGCCCGCATCCGGCAAGACGACGTTCCTGGCGGCGCTGTGGGAACTAGTTAACGAGAGGCGGGTGCCTAAGGTACTTCGCTTCCACTCGATCGGGGACAACGATCAAAGTTACCTCCGGAAGATCGTCAAGGTTTGGCGCAGCGCTAAGGAGCAGGCGCGTACCCGGCTGACCGGCCTCAGCGCAGTGAAAATGAATCTCCAGGACGAAGATGGGCGGGTGGTCCATGTCGCCATGCCTGACGCCCCCGGCGAGGAGTTCCTCGCTATGTGGGAGGAACGTGAGCTTGGCCGTTCGCTGGGCGAGAGCCTCGCTATCGGAAATATAATGCTGCTCCTGAACGGCAACAAGGTGAAGGCTGCTGCGTGGCTCACTGAACGTGTGGCTCAACGACGAGTGACCAAGACGCGGAAGGAGAAAGCTCTGCCAAAGGAATGGGAGCCTAGCTTCGCGCCGACTCAGGTACAGCTAGTTGATCTCCTTCAGCAAATCTCGCATGCGCCAGTCGGTGGTGCCGGCCGTCGCATCGTCATCATGATCAGCGCGTGGGACAAAGCTGAAGGCGAGGGGCTTACACCGGGGGCTTTCCTTGACGCGAAACTGCCGTTGCTCGCCCAATATCTCGAAGCGGGTCGTGACGGATGGTGCAGCCGCGTCTATGGTGTCAGCGCCCAGGGTGGTGAGTACGACGGAAACGCCGACAACGCGGAGGATAGTGAAGACAAAGCCACCCCGAACAAAAGAGACTCACCGAGAAAGGGAAGAGACGCCGATCGCCTGCGTGAAGTTGATATCCCCGCAAACCGCATCCGGCTTGTGTTCGGCGAGAAGGAGTCGAACGATCTTACCGAGCCCCTACAATGGCTGATGAACTAAAGAGCTTCCGCATTAAGGTTCATCAGACGCTTCATGGCTACCGTGAGGGGCATCGGCTGATCGAAGGTTCGGTGAAGCTCCCACAGTCTGTTGCACGGGCCATGCTCGTGCTGAGCGATGCCTC
Encoded here:
- a CDS encoding TRAFAC clade GTPase domain-containing protein, coding for MADSENQSFSISIVGLPASGKTTFLAALWELVNERRVPKVLRFHSIGDNDQSYLRKIVKVWRSAKEQARTRLTGLSAVKMNLQDEDGRVVHVAMPDAPGEEFLAMWEERELGRSLGESLAIGNIMLLLNGNKVKAAAWLTERVAQRRVTKTRKEKALPKEWEPSFAPTQVQLVDLLQQISHAPVGGAGRRIVIMISAWDKAEGEGLTPGAFLDAKLPLLAQYLEAGRDGWCSRVYGVSAQGGEYDGNADNAEDSEDKATPNKRDSPRKGRDADRLREVDIPANRIRLVFGEKESNDLTEPLQWLMN